Proteins from a genomic interval of Nautilia sp. PV-1:
- a CDS encoding citrate/2-methylcitrate synthase — translation MANELFTRDTQAIFWNNNKSAIQRMLDYDYIIKREKPSVAAIVAPTSSNKFEKFFFGTDEVMIPIYRTTADAVKNHPNADVLLNFASFRTAYDVTMDALAMDQFRVIMITAEGIPERNARIMNKTAREKGVTIIGPATVGAIAPGAFKVANIGGTIENIVKSKLHRAGSAGLVTRSGGLFNELSNIIALNADGIAEGVAIGGDRFVGSVFIDHMLRMEKNPKVKYMILLGEVGGREEYKVIEAIKEGKITKPVIGWCIGTIAKHFSSGVQFGHAGASANADEETAEAKNRAMKEAGIHVPENFNDLPHVIRGVYEQLKGEGKIEDIEEPTVPPIPEDYAKALAAGKIRKPRNFVCTISDDRGEEAVYAGIPISAVATPDTGYSIGDVISLLWFKKRYPKWATDFIETVIKTVADHGPAVSGAHNAKVTARAGKSVVESLVTGLLTIGPRFGGAIDGAAKYFKFAYDNGMSPKEFLAYMKKQGIPIPGIGHRIKSVRNPDKRVEGLKKYASEFFPATPLLDYALEVEKETTSKKENLILNVDGTIGILMVDMWRALGYTEKEIEEFIESGTLNAFFIVGRSIGFIGHILDEKRLGMPMYRHPWDDILYQVDKAEEL, via the coding sequence ATGGCTAACGAATTATTTACAAGGGATACACAGGCAATATTTTGGAACAATAACAAATCTGCAATCCAAAGAATGCTTGATTATGACTATATTATTAAAAGAGAAAAACCGTCAGTAGCGGCAATCGTTGCTCCTACAAGCAGCAACAAATTCGAAAAATTCTTTTTCGGTACTGATGAAGTAATGATTCCGATTTACAGAACTACAGCCGATGCTGTTAAAAATCATCCTAATGCTGATGTACTATTAAACTTTGCATCATTCAGAACGGCTTATGATGTAACTATGGACGCTCTTGCAATGGATCAGTTCAGAGTAATTATGATTACTGCTGAGGGTATTCCTGAAAGAAATGCAAGAATTATGAATAAAACTGCAAGAGAAAAAGGTGTAACTATCATCGGACCTGCAACAGTTGGTGCTATTGCTCCGGGTGCGTTTAAAGTTGCAAACATCGGTGGTACAATTGAAAATATCGTAAAATCAAAACTTCACAGAGCCGGAAGCGCTGGTCTTGTAACAAGAAGTGGTGGTTTATTTAATGAGCTTTCAAATATCATCGCTCTTAATGCTGACGGTATTGCAGAAGGTGTTGCAATCGGTGGTGACAGATTTGTCGGTTCTGTATTTATTGATCATATGCTAAGAATGGAGAAAAATCCTAAAGTTAAATATATGATTCTTCTTGGTGAAGTTGGTGGTAGAGAAGAATATAAGGTTATTGAAGCAATTAAAGAAGGTAAAATTACTAAACCGGTAATTGGCTGGTGTATTGGTACAATTGCTAAACACTTCTCAAGTGGTGTACAGTTCGGTCACGCAGGTGCTAGTGCAAACGCTGACGAAGAAACTGCAGAAGCTAAAAACAGAGCAATGAAAGAAGCAGGAATTCATGTACCTGAAAACTTTAACGATTTGCCACATGTTATTAGAGGCGTTTATGAGCAGTTAAAAGGCGAAGGTAAGATTGAAGATATCGAAGAGCCGACAGTTCCTCCAATTCCTGAAGATTATGCAAAAGCTTTAGCAGCTGGTAAAATCAGAAAACCTAGAAACTTTGTATGTACAATTTCTGACGATAGAGGTGAAGAAGCGGTCTATGCTGGTATTCCAATCAGTGCTGTCGCTACACCTGATACAGGATACAGCATAGGTGATGTAATTTCACTTCTTTGGTTCAAAAAAAGATATCCTAAATGGGCAACTGACTTTATTGAAACTGTAATCAAAACAGTTGCTGACCACGGTCCTGCGGTATCAGGTGCACACAATGCTAAAGTTACTGCAAGGGCAGGTAAATCTGTAGTTGAAAGTTTAGTTACCGGTTTACTTACAATCGGTCCAAGATTCGGCGGTGCGATAGACGGTGCGGCTAAATATTTCAAATTCGCATATGATAATGGAATGAGCCCTAAAGAATTTCTCGCTTACATGAAAAAACAAGGTATTCCAATTCCGGGAATCGGACACAGAATCAAATCTGTAAGAAACCCTGATAAAAGAGTTGAAGGTCTTAAAAAATATGCATCTGAATTTTTCCCTGCAACTCCGTTATTAGATTATGCTCTTGAAGTTGAAAAAGAAACAACTTCTAAAAAAGAAAACTTAATCTTAAATGTTGACGGAACTATTGGTATATTAATGGTTGACATGTGGAGAGCATTAGGGTATACTGAGAAAGAAATTGAAGAATTTATTGAAAGTGGGACATTAAATGCGTTCTTTATTGTTGGAAGAAGTATTGGATTTATCGGACACATTCTTGACGAAAAAAGACTCGGAATGCCAATGTACAGACACCCATGGGATGACATCTTATATCAAGTTGACAAAGCAGAAGAACTGTAA
- a CDS encoding prepilin-type N-terminal cleavage/methylation domain-containing protein encodes MTSYIKLTKQKNCNSSSAFTMIELLVVIIIIGIIVAALTFNFTPNKLQIAADMLMKNIKFTQSLALKDDKYQPFPNSNTAMEENRSKYWFKQWWHLKITNTGNTIYYYIFSDSPSNSSSSNFDEGYSHLSELAINPMSKKYYIGAIVSDYSPELNLSAYGVKKVEFTGYSSSPMPNNMGNRIDILFDSEGNVFLNEGIAGDSNTNPDINPLKNVRHLLTKTVKIRLCKDTTCTNSNCIAIAISPSGDVEQTQCF; translated from the coding sequence ATGACATCTTATATCAAGTTGACAAAGCAGAAGAACTGTAATTCTTCTTCTGCTTTTACAATGATTGAACTCCTTGTAGTCATTATAATTATAGGGATAATTGTTGCTGCTTTAACTTTTAATTTTACTCCAAATAAACTCCAAATTGCTGCTGATATGCTAATGAAAAATATTAAATTTACGCAGTCACTTGCCTTAAAAGATGATAAATATCAGCCTTTTCCAAATTCCAATACTGCTATGGAAGAAAATAGATCCAAATACTGGTTTAAACAATGGTGGCATTTAAAAATTACAAATACTGGTAATACAATATATTATTATATTTTTAGTGATTCTCCGTCAAATTCCTCTTCTTCAAATTTTGATGAAGGATATTCACATCTTAGTGAACTAGCTATAAATCCTATGTCTAAAAAATATTATATCGGAGCTATTGTTTCTGATTACAGTCCTGAATTAAATTTATCTGCCTATGGTGTTAAAAAAGTGGAATTTACTGGTTATTCTTCTTCACCAATGCCAAATAATATGGGTAATAGAATTGATATTTTATTTGATAGTGAAGGCAATGTGTTTTTAAATGAAGGTATTGCAGGTGATTCAAATACAAATCCTGATATAAATCCATTAAAAAACGTAAGACATTTATTGACTAAAACGGTAAAAATACGACTATGTAAAGATACTACTTGTACTAATAGTAACTGTATTGCAATAGCGATTTCACCATCAGGAGATGTCGAACAGACACAATGTTTTTAA
- a CDS encoding ATP citrate lyase citrate-binding domain-containing protein has protein sequence MAQKPIREYDGKKLFAQNWDKYFSGLNYPFESVLVTSGDELKAKAKEPGYEWLNEKPLVAKPDMLFGKRGKNGLVLFKVNKPGDVTLEDAAKWIDEKRSGKVTLLSGQSGELTHFIVEPFTPHSEDEEYYIAATTFDEVNDVLYLSAHGGMEVEENWDKVTEVKIPIDASDEKIEKLVKENIPSDIPADKKDVYANFAINFYKFFRDLNFAYLEINPVVIVGNNVYLLDLVARLDDTAGFMMKDKWGDIEFPTPFGMPEKSPEEKAIAEADAKSGASLKLTILNPKGRIWTLVAGGGASVVYADTIADMAGGVEDLANYGEYSGGPTTDETRFYTETVLDLMTREKDPKGRDKILIIGGAIANFTDVAKTFTGIIQAFEKYADKMKDVGTRIYVRRGGPNYEKGLKDIKAAAEKLGLPIEVYGPETHITDIVRMALEEDKKGAN, from the coding sequence ATGGCTCAAAAACCGATTCGTGAATATGACGGGAAAAAACTTTTTGCCCAAAACTGGGATAAATACTTCAGTGGACTAAATTATCCATTTGAAAGTGTTTTAGTAACAAGTGGAGACGAGTTAAAAGCTAAAGCAAAAGAACCTGGATATGAATGGCTAAACGAAAAACCTTTAGTTGCCAAACCTGATATGCTTTTTGGTAAAAGAGGTAAAAACGGTTTAGTATTATTCAAAGTTAATAAACCTGGAGATGTAACTCTTGAAGACGCAGCTAAATGGATTGATGAAAAAAGAAGCGGAAAGGTTACACTTCTTAGCGGACAAAGCGGAGAGCTTACTCACTTTATTGTAGAGCCTTTCACACCTCATAGCGAAGATGAGGAATATTATATTGCTGCTACGACTTTTGATGAAGTAAACGACGTACTTTATCTTTCAGCGCATGGTGGTATGGAAGTTGAAGAAAACTGGGATAAAGTTACTGAAGTAAAAATTCCTATCGATGCAAGTGACGAAAAAATCGAAAAACTTGTAAAAGAAAATATTCCTTCAGATATTCCGGCTGATAAAAAAGACGTATATGCAAACTTTGCAATTAATTTCTACAAATTTTTTAGAGATCTAAACTTTGCATATCTTGAAATCAACCCTGTAGTTATCGTAGGAAACAATGTTTATCTGCTTGACCTTGTTGCAAGATTAGACGATACTGCCGGGTTTATGATGAAAGACAAATGGGGTGATATTGAATTCCCGACACCATTCGGTATGCCTGAGAAATCACCTGAAGAAAAAGCTATTGCCGAAGCTGATGCAAAAAGCGGTGCTTCATTAAAATTAACAATTCTTAACCCTAAAGGAAGAATCTGGACACTTGTAGCTGGTGGTGGTGCTTCAGTTGTTTATGCTGACACTATTGCTGATATGGCTGGCGGGGTTGAAGATTTAGCAAACTACGGAGAATATTCCGGTGGTCCGACTACTGATGAAACAAGATTTTATACTGAAACAGTACTTGATTTAATGACAAGAGAAAAAGATCCAAAAGGCAGAGATAAAATATTAATCATCGGTGGTGCTATTGCTAACTTCACAGACGTAGCAAAAACATTTACAGGTATTATTCAAGCATTTGAAAAATATGCAGATAAAATGAAAGACGTTGGAACAAGAATTTATGTAAGAAGAGGCGGGCCTAACTACGAAAAAGGTCTTAAAGATATTAAAGCGGCAGCAGAAAAACTTGGTCTTCCAATCGAAGTATACGGACCAGAAACTCATATTACTGATATCGTAAGAATGGCACTTGAAGAAGATAAAAAAGGAGCGAACTAA